Proteins from one Neodiprion fabricii isolate iyNeoFabr1 chromosome 5, iyNeoFabr1.1, whole genome shotgun sequence genomic window:
- the LOC124184080 gene encoding RB1-inducible coiled-coil protein 1 isoform X2, whose amino-acid sequence MLYVFHVDTGTTVTFDMKLALESVAQLKEAIERVCGVATEQQVLLVSGGESLEPNARVCTYSAGTDTNPIYLFSKASIESQQPPVPSIEYGSDVDLQGQIEASLVMPATYQTVVARAQLGQQCWTLARNQTSVCEKLVHDQHLQQQGWAAVVANLEDITQMFQSRADLLQQSFTHYLTERQQYIELLNNFSEDLGMLSKIPILPALRAHAEGFLSPEDQDDAELGSNSSTTRAEPSNDTERGDQALSLLKWISAKDNQSSLEQVAEQCSRGLATFDERVMESLKSEVSSAVEAANKQDLKEIKGLGERLYGLEQLMFEAKKLVQEQGDLAQAFLQNQNRASNLGDASILPDLCASHKRQLQVMLQNHNHLRDIRRRCTKAKEELSVNLYHRLKWIMYVENKMMEVDGKLIMYHESLKRLRRHLDVLQQINLAPEMYMTAVAEVVRRRTFSQSFLVWASNLACQLLTVHSEEIARRRDFLGKFEGHFLNTLFPGLEDTPPDFATQAPSVFDSALPKLTSHDMESLRKTLPDLALAVSTPDLNSITQFFLSKSLTEGSSIEGSKDKENEQDLTNPDDKNSSPLRAPLLGDRGGGFESETDTEEFEKIGQQGQTITELKQGGVNLESFDGDTASDKKKRSELASAAATTSTTTVNIQDHHHHHHRRRCHSTKSNNTNKSAAATSSSTVTHSPDGHNHPDPINNPSLNNPAVCDGGGSGNEGSGEACGPGSGSGSGSGSGSGSGSRSGTREQGGHQLDSAGSSSSLENGIGDFMGTEFYMDESLPSSLSEHPGPSVDVHHQAIVTLLQENLGNTREEVERLQSILRCMKSVAGEALLALRQELAIIRERMLIGNSGLTELSEDVRQALEIHSRECERTLQEREQELTVDHELEMADLRKLMQSREDDIRSLEQTIVEKESELSEHERLLAALRQKMDADQTEFRQFQSRILMMEEAIERANMEKDIALKESQQVSKAEIDALNASLAESQERVGQLEERLNAIGAEHEEAIKAATEKYQKVYKTELENIRSRFKLMAASTMERSPSDSSLEKIERPEMIELVNHEAIVAKLREDMKTERTTAIRGAIEKERSECAAKLDHELRLARQRNDAERQVWFNEAMRRVIEEKERQLETHRSREAMLSEECERFKVESLEADKVRLEANMEADRNELKDREDKLKELESERDKLRAELNDERLKMSEGGGCLEEAVKMLEAKNERLETINAGADSRLQKLEAEKDKLKAELDIHRKIDDIEVSESKKVRLESEPDLHELIRRLELVEGENKRLKSEMRILHEGRSILESKVEALKSDNVALKMELVEERSRRRNCTGEAMTASVAPDPREKDMCASVAVIPESSSRDAATSPEPSRRKSSVHVDNKLTRSTRNLIQESKISICTSNPGDIVLVLWEPAYSSYTVLQETDAIYFVHSDSIVLLDLKLNPDGTPKKNHTVAEVVKKEWCLAKKANNRYKVEEGKTFYRVKLKPYQKETSSTYTGSRVSSSCQTSEALMKGSPSSSHQHQPSSH is encoded by the exons TGTCGCTCAGCTGAAGGAGGCTATAGAAAGAGTATGTGGAGTGGCAACCGAACAGCAGGTCCTGCTCGTGAGCGGGGGTGAAAGTCTCGAACCGAATGCAAGGGTCTGCACCTATTCCGCGGGGACGGACACCAACCCCATTTACCTGTTCAGCAAAGCGTCGATTGAGAGTCAACAGCCTCCCGTGCCGAGCATAGAATATGGCTCAG atgtAGATCTTCAGGGGCAGATCGAGGCATCGTTGGTGATGCCGGCTACGTATCAAACGGTTGTGGCGAGAGCGCAGCTGGGTCAACAGTGCTGGACGCTGGCGAGGAACCAGACAAGTGTTTGCGAGAAGCTCGTCCACGACCAGCATCTGCAGCAGCAGGGCTGGGCAGCGGTGGTCGCGAACCTCGAAGACATAACACAGATGTTTCAATCGAGGGCAGATCTGCTCCAACAGAGCTTCACTCACTACTTGACGGAACGGCAGCAGTACATCGAACTCTTGAACAA CTTCAGTGAGGACCTCGGCATGCTCTCAAAAATCCCCATCCTCCCTGCGCTTCGGGCGCACGCGGAGGGCTTCCTGAGCCCCGAAGATCAAGATGACGCTGAGTTGGGAAGCAACAGCTCGACGACGAGGGCGGAACCGTCGAATGACACCGAACGGGGTGATCAGGCATTGAGTCTGCTAAAGTGGATATCGGCAAAGGACAATCAGAGCAGCCTCGAGCAGGTCGCTGAGCAGTGCTCGAGGGGCTTGGCAACGTTCGACGAGCGGGTGATGGAGTCGCTGAAGTCTGAGGTGAGCAGCGCCGTCGAGGCGGCGAACAAGCAGGACTTGAAGGAGATCAAGGGGCTCGGGGAGCGGCTCTACGGGCTGGAGCAGCTCATGTTCGAGGCTAAAAAACTGGTCCAGGAGCAGGGCGACCTGGCGCAGGCCTTCCTGCAGAACCAGAACAGGGCCAGCAACCTCGGGGACGCAAGCATCCTTCCAGACCTTTGCGCGTCTCACAAACGGCAGCTTCAGGTCATGCTCCAGAACCACAACCACCTCCGGGACATAAGGAGACGATGCACCAAGGCGAAGGAGGAGCTCTCGGTGAATCTTTATCACCGATTGAAGTGGATAATGTACGTGGAAAACAAAATGATGGAGGTCGACGGGAAGCTCATCATGTACCACGAAAGCCTTAAGCGGCTCAGACGCCATCTTGATGTGCTTCAGCAAATAAATCTCGCCCCTGAAATGTATATGACCGCCGTAGCCGAGGTTGTCCGGCGCAGGACGTTCTCTCAATCTTTTCTCGTGTGGGCCAGTAATCTCGCGTGTCAGCTCCTGACTGTTCATAGCGAGGAGATCGCCAGAAGAAGGGACTTTCTGGGGAAGTTTGAAGGGCACTTTTTGAACACCCTTTTCCCTGGACTCGAGGATACTCCCCCGGATTTCGCCACTCAGGCTCCTTCTGTTTTCGACAGTGCATTGCCAAAG CTAACTTCGCACGATATGGAAtcgttgagaaaaactttGCCGGATCTTGCCCTGGCAGTGTCTACTCCTGACCTGAACAGCATCACTCAATTCTTTCTGTCGAAAAGTCTGACCGAGGGAAGCAGCATCGAAGGCTCAAAGGACAAGGAAAATGAGCAGGACTTAACAAACCctgacgataaaaattcgaGCCCTCTGAGGGCGCCGCTTCTCGGCGATCG TGGCGGGGGTTTCGAGTCTGAGACGGATACcgaagagtttgaaaaaatcggaCAACAGGGTCAGACGATAACGGAGCTGAAGCAGGGTGGAGTCAATCTGGAATCATTCGACGGTGACACGGCGTCGGATAAGAAAAAACGATCAGAG TTAGCCTCCGCTGCCGCGACGACGTCAACGACGACGGTTAACATTCAAgatcatcaccatcatcatcatcgccgTCGGTGTCACTCGACGAAGAGCAACAACACCAACAAATCTGCTGCTgctacttcttcttctactgTTACTCATTCTCCCGATGGTCATAATCATCCCGATCCCATAAATAATCCTTCCTTAAACAATCCCGCGGTGTGCGACGGTGGCGGAAGTGGAAACGAAGGTTCGGGCGAAGCTTGCGGACCAGGATCAGGATCAGGATCAGGATCAGGATCAGGATCAGGATCAGGATCAAGATCGGGAACCAGAGAGCAAGGAGGGCACCAGCTCGACAGTGCGGGGAGCAGTTCTTCGTTGGAAAATGGAATCGGGGATTTCATGGGTACCGAATTTTATATGGACGAATCATTGCCCAGCAGCCTTAGTGAACACCCGGGTCCAAGTGTCGATGTTCATCATCAAGCAATCGTTACCCTATTACAG gAGAACTTGGGAAACACGCGGGAAGAAGTCGAACGGCTCCAGTCGATACTTCGCTGCATGAAATCAGTAGCAGGCGAAGCTCTGCTGGCTTTACGTCAGGAGTTGGCGATAATAAGGGAGCGCATGCTGATAGGGAACTCAGGGCTGACGGAGCTGTCGGAGGATGTGAGACAGGCACTCGAAATTCACTCTAGAGAATGCGAGAGGACGCTGCAAGAGCGAGAGCAGGAACTGACTGTCGACCACGAGCTGGAAATGGCCGATTTACGGAAGCTGATGCAGAGTCGCGAGGACGACATCCGTTCCCTCGAGCAGACGATCGTCGAGAAGGAATCCGAGCTCTCGGAGCACGAGAGACTGCTCGCTGCTCTGCGCCAGAAGATGGACGCTGACCAGACAGAGTTCCGCCAGTTTCAGTCCAGGATCTTAATGATGGAAGAAGCCATCGAGAGGGCCAATATGGAAAAGGATATCGCTCTCAAGGAGAGCCAGCAGGTGAGTAAGGCCGAGATCGATGCACTCAATGCATCGCTCGCTGAAAGCCAGGAAAGGGTTGGACAGCTTGAGGAACGCCTCAACGCTATTGGAGCCGAACACGAGGAGGCCATCAAGGCTGCCACCGAAAAGTACCAGAAGGTTTATAAAACGGAACTGGAGAACATCAGGAGTAGGTTTAAGCTCATGGCAGCGTCGACGATGGAAAGAAGTCCGAGCGATTCAAGTCTTGAGAAGATCGAG CGTCCTGAAATGATTGAGCTTGTCAACCACGAGGCGATTGTGGCAAAGTTGCGGGAGGACATGAAGACTGAGAGGACGACAGCCATTCGTGGTGCCATCGAGAAGGAAAGATCGGAATGTGCTGCCAAATTGGACCATGAACTGAGACTGGCCAGGCAGAGAAACGACGCCGAGAGACAGGTCTGGTTCAATGAAGCCATGCGCCGGGTGATCGAGGAGAAGGAGAGGCAGCTCGAAACTCATAGGTCCAGGGAAGCCATGCTGTCCGAAGAGTGTGAACGCTTCAAG GTCGAGAGTCTTGAGGCAGATAAAGTAAGACTAGAGGCGAACATGGAGGCTGATAGAAACGAGTTGAAAGACCGTGAGGACAAGTTGAAGGAGTTGGAATCCGAGAGAGATAAATTGCGGGCGGAGCTGAATGACGAGCGTCTGAAGATGAGCGAGGGAGGTGGGTGCTTGGAGGAGGCTGTGAAGATGCTGGAGGCGAAGAACGAGAGGCTGGAGACGATAAATGCGGGGGCTGACTCACGACTGCAAAAGCTGGAGGCGGAGAAGGACAAGCTGAAGGCAGAGCTGGACATCCACAGAAAAATTGACGACATCGAAGTCTCGGAGTCCAAGAAGGTACGGCTTGAGTCAGAGCCAGACCTCCACGAATTGATACGGCGACTCGAGCTAGTCGAGGGCGAGAACAAGCGGTTAAAATCGGAGATGCGAATCCTCCACGAGGGCAGAAGCATCCTTGAATCAAAAGTCGAGGCTCTGAAGTCCGACAATGTCGCCCTGAAGATGGAACTCGTCGAGGAAAGATCGCGGCGCCGGAATTGCACCGGCGAGGCGATGACCGCCTCCGTTGCTCCTGATCCTCGCGAAAAAGACATGTGCGCCTCAGTCGCCGTGATTCCGGAATCTTCGAGCCGCGATGCCGCGACGAGCCCCGAACCCAGCAGGCGAAAGTCGTCGGTCCACGTCGACAACAAACTTACTCGCAGCACAAGAAACCTCATCCAAGAGTCAAAGATCAGCATCTGCACTAGCAATCCAGGCGACATCGTCCTCGTGCTGTGGGAACCTGCTTACTCATCTTACACAGTACTTCAAGAAACCGATGCAATATATTTCGTGCACTCCGACAGTATCGTCCTTCTCGATCTGAAACTTAATCCCGACGGCACTCCGAAGAAGAATCACACAGTTGCTGAGGTTGTCAAAAAAGAGTGGTGCCTCGCGAAAAAG GCAAATAACCGATATAAAGTTGAGGAAGGCAAAACATTTTATCGGGTTAAACTTAAGCCATATCAGAAAGAGACCAGTAGTACTTACACTGGAAGTAGAGTCAGCAGTAGCTGTCAGACGAGCGAGGCATTGATGAAAGGATCTCCGTCATCGTCTCATCAACATCAGCCTTCATCCCACTGA